The genomic region TccaaatttaattgatttaatcTACTTTAACATGTAGCTAAAGTTGaatatgttacacttgcactcttgatgTTATTAGGAATTTGAGAAAAAGTAAAGTTTATTCAATTTCATACAACATTTGATAAAAGTTCAACCATCTTGGTACGTGTTTTctgatttaattttatgaaaCGCTATCAacttatatttaaaatatatattttctgTACCAAACAATGGAGTTAAATTAAAGAAGAGTTATTGCTAAATGTTCTATTTTCGAACATAACGCCCTGTTTGTCGCAACGTAACGAATGGTTCAATAGGCGTTTACACAACTGTTTTGGACAATCGAGAGTGTCAGGTGTTTTTTTGGTCGTTATTGCACTCGTACACGCACAACCGACTATCCAGTTCACTGCCATCGGCTCTACTAAACACATAATATGGTTCTTTTAATAATTCTACTATTATGCGTAAGTAGTGCTTTAGCGGACTCTATCGAAGCCGAAGCATGGCGGGCTATGCAAGTACGCAGGCCCATGACAAGTGGGGCACTAGTGTCCGGTCGCATAACAGGAGGAAGTGATGCGAACTACGCAGATTTTCCGTACCAACTTTCGTTGCGCAAGTATAACAACCACATATGCGGTGCAGCAGTAGTAAAGGATCAGCTCGCTGTAACTGCAGCGCATTGTGTCGCAGATGCTGATATCGATTCGGTATGGTGTCACTTTGGGCGTATGGTGTGTATTGATTGGATTTCAGTTACTGATTCAaagatttgtttgtgtttcagTTTACCCTGACTGGTGGAAGCTCCAATCGTTCGGAAGGCGTTACGTATTATGTAGAAAACATCATTATACACCCGATGTTTAATCGAAATATTTATAGCTATGATATCGCATTGATCCGAGTTAATGAATCATTCCTCGAAAATGAGGATATGGCCCCAATTGCTTTGCAAAGCAGTccaatttctttttcaacattcAATCCAGTATATTGCACAATCTCTGGATGGGGACAAATGAACAACGATACACAGGAGCTACCGGAAATATTAAAAGCTGTAAAAATTCCATTGGTTAACTATACAGATTGTCGCCGCAAATGGAGTCCATATACGGTTACAACAGCGTAAGTAATACAGTTATCGTTGTACGCAAAAATTCTTACTTTCTACACATTTTTAGCATGGCCTGTGCCGGAGAGCTTCGGCGGGATTCTTGCAACGGCGATAGCGGAGGCCCTCTGGTGTGCAATAATCGACTTTACGGCATCGTATCGTGGGGCGATCGGTATTGTGGAAGCACATATCCAGGGGTGTACACTAACATTTCAGCAAAGGACGTGTATAACTTCTTGGACCAAAACATTAAATGTCAATAAGTAAAGGGTAAACCAAACTTATTCGTCATGGTGTGCTATCGGGAGGGTAAGAAGAAGCAATGAATATTAAAATGGTGAAATCATaaatgaaatggaagaaatttaattaatgagAGCTAATATAAGGCTGTGATGAAACGTGACATTCTACTCTGATTTGATTGCACTAGTTTGCCTACACTGTTTTTTTCTATGGGAACAAGTGATTGTTCATTATCCATTCTTCAATACCAAGTGTAGTTTCGTTCATTATCTCCGCTGGAGTCCAATTTCACGGTTGGATAAATTCTCTGCCAATTTTTATAAACacttttgtatgtttttaccATCCATTGAGCCAACTGTGATTATGTCTTTAGTTTTTATTCGcaattctttttaaagaatCCGAAGTATGTGTTTTTTATCTTCATCCGTCTATTTTGACATATAAatctgtgtgtctgtgttgaGGTTTGGCCGTGGCTCGTATAACCACCGTAGACGTGGCCATCAATCTCAGCTAAGGCCAAACCTTCTTCTATACCAGAGGCCTAGCCCGATCCAGATTAGCCCGAGATTTAGGGCAAGTATTAAAAGCTGGTCGTTTCCCCATTGAAGCAGAAAGTAAAAGCattatgtttaaaatgttatacTCTTATTAGAACGTTTACGTAAGACTTCGCCATGACATGCAGAAATAACACTGTTTTGCTGACGATGAATTTGAACAGCAGTGTTTGGCTAGCACCCAAAACGTGGTATACTTTGTACAGCTCCGCGTTGAACACGTCAGCTGACCTTGGTTCGAAGGATTCATTTTTCTATTACTAAAGATATTTTCTCCTGAATATCGATTAAAAGTAGTCAAATAAATTTAGCTCTGCATTAAATACTCATAAACAAAAGGTAACATTTTATGGTTTATTATCGACGAGCTAAAACGTTAGCTAATAATGTTCGTAGTTGTTACACGCCAGTGTATTTGTTAATGAAGGAACGGATCTTAGGATTGCCGATAAAGGTGTAGATGCCGGGAAGAGGGCTACCGCATTCCGAATTACCCCACGAGACAAGGCCGATTTGGGTTCCATTTTGAACGAGCGGACCACCACTGTCCCCGTTGCAGGAATCTTTTCCCTGTTGTCCAGCGCAAATAGCTCTGCAATACAGATCGAGTAATTATTCGGTTAAAAATGAAGGACGATAAGGTTCACgagatttttataaaaacgagactttttttaaatacaccaCTTACGATGTTGCAATTGTATAGGGTACCCAGACTTCTTTGCAGTTCTTCATTGACGTTATTGGAATAGTGACAGCTCGCAGGGTTGGTGCCAGCGATTTATCGGACGCAAGTAGACCCCATCCAGAAACGGTAGCGTAAGAATTACTTGCTACGACTTGACCGCTGTGCGCTATCGGTATGAGTCCTATGTTAGGATATCCCAAAAATGATGTCGTTACGTGCATAACACAGACATCCTTGTCGTACGTAGTTGCGTCAAATTTTGGGTGGCAAATTACTTCGTCCACTTGAAAAACTGATCCATTAAAGTCATCGTCCCGCTGGTTGGTTCCTCCGAGCAATGTGAGCTGTGTGGAAAAACACACCATTAAATGCTTGTGACATTGGCCAGACTAAGTTCGTTCTACGAACCCGACGGGGGTCGATCGGTGGAGAGTAGCAATGTGCAGCGGTCAGAGCCCACAGCTCGGCGATGGCAGTTGCACCACATATGTGGAAGTTCATATCGCGTAAGGACAACTGAAAGGGATACTTTGAAACATCTACCTCGACGCCGCCAACGATTCTTCCGCTAATCTTAGCCCCCGTTTTTCCAGCCGGTTTCACATGACGTTGTCTTGCCGCCCAGATATCTTGCGCTTCATCGCCGAAAATCTCTACGGCAAGAAACGATACAAGCAAAAACACTCGTAGCATCCTATAAGCACTCTTTAGCGGCAACAACTAAATTGAACAACGTCTACTGAAAGATTGAGGCCTCTCGGAGAGCTAACCTAGTTTGAGTACGAGATGGAACGGCAAGTTGTTGTTTCagctgttttaatttttcatgcgCAAAAACCAGCACTCTTCCT from Anopheles coustani chromosome 3, idAnoCousDA_361_x.2, whole genome shotgun sequence harbors:
- the LOC131259977 gene encoding trypsin 3A1-like, with translation MTSGALVSGRITGGSDANYADFPYQLSLRKYNNHICGAAVVKDQLAVTAAHCVADADIDSFTLTGGSSNRSEGVTYYVENIIIHPMFNRNIYSYDIALIRVNESFLENEDMAPIALQSSPISFSTFNPVYCTISGWGQMNNDTQELPEILKAVKIPLVNYTDCRRKWSPYTVTTAMACAGELRRDSCNGDSGGPLVCNNRLYGIVSWGDRYCGSTYPGVYTNISAKDVYNFLDQNIKCQ
- the LOC131259978 gene encoding trypsin 3A1-like is translated as MLRVFLLVSFLAVEIFGDEAQDIWAARQRHVKPAGKTGAKISGRIVGGVEVDVSKYPFQLSLRDMNFHICGATAIAELWALTAAHCYSPPIDPRRLTLLGGTNQRDDDFNGSVFQVDEVICHPKFDATTYDKDVCVMHVTTSFLGYPNIGLIPIAHSGQVVASNSYATVSGWGLLASDKSLAPTLRAVTIPITSMKNCKEVWVPYTIATSAICAGQQGKDSCNGDSGGPLVQNGTQIGLVSWGNSECGSPLPGIYTFIGNPKIRSFINKYTGV